ACACCACGTGCACCGGTGCGCAACTAGGAGCACTTTCTCGAACCGTGCTTCTTTGCTTACCGCTCTAGGTGCATCGTACTACTCtaagctcgtcaagctggTCTGGTCAAGATGGGGCTACTCTCACTCGGTACGCCGATGGAGTGGAAGGATGCTCAGCCTCTGGCATCCCACGTTCGAAAGCACGGCATCCAGCAATTTCTGTCTTTGTggagcaagatcaaggaCCGACGTGGTGACATCTTGCTATGgggcgacgagatcgagtaCATTGTCGTCTCATTCGACGAAGAGACGCAGAACGCCAAGCTCTCTCTGCGCCAGGAAGAGATCCTCAAGGTGCTCTCCGCAAGTGACCAGGAGACGCGCGAGTCGGCTCCCGCTCTTGCGGCTCAGATCCCCACCTTTCATCCCGAATTTGGTCGCTTCatgctcgagtcgacgcCTGGATCACCATATGGCGCCAGTCCGAAAGAGCTGAGAGGCGTCGAGCGAAACATGCGTCTGCGTAGACAGATTGCTCGCTCCCATCTCAAACCCAACGAGCTGCCCATCACGCTCACCTCGTATCCACGCCTCGGTGTTACGGATGCGCCTTTCACAGAGCCTCACTACCCTCCAAACGGTGATGCTTCGCGTTCCATGTTTCTTCCCGATGAGCTCATCAACCCACATGCTCGCTTCCCCACCTTGGCCGCCAACATTCGCAAGCGTAGAGGCTCCAAAGTCGCCATCAACATGCCCATCTTCAAGGACATCAACACACCTTCCCCCTTTATCGACCCAAGCATCCCGTGGGATCGTGACCTGTTCCCAGAAGATGCCGAAGCCAAGGCGGGCGCCGCCAAGCCAGATCATATTTACATGGACGCCATGGGTTTCGGCATgggttgctgctgtctgCAGGTCACCTTCCAGGCATGCTCGGTGCAAGAAGCGCGGACCGTCTACGACCAGCTCATCCCTATCGGCCCTCTCCTGCTTGCGCTGACCGCCGCATCTCCAGCATACCGAGGCTACCTCTCAGACGTCGACTGTCGATGGAACGTCATTTCTGCCGCAGTCGACGACCGCACACCACAAGAGAGAGGCGAGCCTGCGCTTGCCTTACCCGGACATACACCGCGTGGAGGACTCGACCATGATGCCCAAAAAATTCCGAAATCCAGGTACGACTCGGTCGACTCGTACATTTCCCTGGATCCCCTCAATCGTCGCAGCTACAACGACAATCCACTGCCCATCAATGCCGacgtcaagcagcagctgctcgaagctgGCGTCGACGATCTTCTCGCGGACCACCTTGCGCACCTGTTCATCCGCGATCcgctcgtcatcttcaGCGAGATGGTTGACCAGGACGACGAGACGAGTACCGACCATTTCGAGAACCTGCAGTCCACCAATTGGCAGACAATGCGTTTCAAACCGCCACCACCCGGCGGTCGCATCGGCTGGCGTGTAGAGTTCCGTAGCATGGAGGTGCAAATCACGGATTTTGAGAATGCTGCATTCTCCGTGTTCATCGTTCTTCTCACCCGAGCTATCCTCAGCTTTGGCTCAAACTTTTACATGCCCTTGACCAAGGTGGACGAGAACATGGCTCGCGCACACCGACGTGATgccgtgaatcacgaaaggTTCTGGTTCAGAAAGGAAGTATATCGAACGCGCAACCGTCATGCTTCCCGACAAGCTTCGCGGCAGGTCTCGAGGTGCAACTCGGTAGAGAATTTACACAGTGGGAGCAGACccatcaacagcaacagtcacagtcacagtaACGGCAATGGACGAGCTAGTCCGCAGAGTATTGGCTCGTCCTCGGATGGCTGtgtggaagaggaagagtACGCCGAATTTTCCATGGACGAGCTGATGAACGGCAAAGGCGACGAATTTCCGGGTCTGGTCGGGTTAGTGTACAACTACCTCGACAGCCTCAACATTGATGTCGAGACACGCTGCGAAATGGGTCTTTACTTGGATCTCGTATCACAGCGTGCAAGTGGCAAGTTGATGACAACGGCAACGTGGATCAGGCAGTATGTACGCAACCACGCCGACTACAAGGGTGACTCGGTGGTGAGCCAAAAAATCAACTACGATAtgatcaagcagctcgacctgATCGAGAGGGGAGAGGTGGACGCGCCTGGATTTTTGCCTCGTGCATACGCCCAGCGAAGGAAGAGCCAGGAGACCAAGCCTGAGCTCAAGGCTTAGTGTCCAGCCACTTGATATGTGCCATACGgtgacagcagcagcaaaccTTGTACCATTATTCATCTGCATGCAACGATAAACCACGGATCTGAACTGCATCACGAGCATACACCCATCAGTGTCGATAGACCGTGGACGGATGGCAAGACGATCTTCAGACATGTCTCAAAAGTGCTGCCATCGTGATTCACCCTGCACGGTGAGTGCTCGGTAAGTGCTCGTGTGCGGTCACGTCAGccgacactcgtgactgcacgCTGGTTTTCCGCGTTGGTGTTTTGCGAGCTGTGAATTCCGcactcacgaatcgcgacTCTTCACTCGGCCAAAGTGGCATAACCCACGACCAGGCACGACGTGGAGGTTTTTCTGTTTTTGGCCAGGTAAGTTAAGCTAAGCTAACTTAGCCTAACTGACGTGTGATGActaaatcgtgaatatgcAGCTCTGCAGGCTCGCGAGTTGCACAGAGGTTTCACAAGTTGACGGTTACGGCGATGAGAACCGAATAGAAACGAATTCCTCCTGCGTGTCGGTGAGCCGTATCCtggtcgccatcatcataTTGACCTCTTGTTTAGCTTGTCATACACCCAGCAAAGTCTGTGTTCATACAAGATGGCGCCATCGCTCAAGATATCAGCTGGTCCCTCGATTGAAGCCCTTACCACCGTCGCTGTGAACCACGATGAGCGACCCATCGAAATCAACACGGATCTCTTCCAAGGACGTATCGCCGTTCGCATCAAAAACTTTACCGGATCCGATCCGCATGGCGTCGAGCATCGCAACGACTCAGCGTACTTCTCTGCTAATCATGGTAAGAACCAGAGTTGGAGTATGCAGATTCAAGGTCGATTCAAGTCGGCCGTCAACGCCGATGACCTCGTCTTTGGTAACGAATTCGATCAACCCATCAAGGATCATCTACCGTATGGAACGAGTGTAGCGTTGCAATTTGTCAAGCTGATCGATCCAAACTTGGAGCATGACCTTTATGCGCAAAAACCGCATGCTTGGTCGCCTTACTTGGCGACCATGCCCCGCATCAACTCGATCAAGCTGGAGCAAGAACCGGAATTGGTGGACAAGTGGCCAGCATTCCCTTCGCATCCAGATTACGTCCAAGAGGATATCACCAGCTTGATCCCTCCGGCCATGGCCGAAAAACAAAAAGACACTGTAGCCAACTTCAAAGGAATCGACAAAGCGCACGAATATCGTCAACGTTTCCTAGGCAACCGTGCTCATAGACAAGATATAACGCTTGACCAACAACAACTGATCACTGCCGATTTCTTCAACGGCTTCCTCGACTTTAACGACCTCACCTTGCATATTCCCTTCTCCGGAGGACTGAAGTTTGATCTGAAAAAATACTGGGACGGTCAACCGGTGAGGTACATCTGCAAGGATAGGAAGCAGGACAAGGTCTTCTTTGTGATCCAGTTTGACATTGTTGATCTCAACCAGTAAATGGTGCTCTGTTAAAGAAAATGAGATACAAGTGATTTCAACATGACATGCGTGTGTGATGGATGGATAGTCAGATGCGTGCGAGCGAACCCAACTGTGCGTGGCGAGAGATAGCGGGCGACGCGTTGACGCAGAATGAAAGGACCGGCGCAACAAAAGTAGGCGGCTACTTGCGATACTGGGCAGGCACATCTTGCGCACCCTCGTCTTTGCTAGGTGCGCGATTGTGGTAAGCGCGGAAGCTGTCTTCCCACTCGACGTATTCGCGCCAGTACTTGTCGagcgcttcctcttcagGTGACTTTGCCGATGCGGCGCCAGCTTGAGTTCGAGTGTGGGAAGAGGTTGTTGAAGACGCGTTCTGCGAGCCACTGGCGCTGTTTCGCTGCGGCTGTGAATCCGGGCGTGCAGTTGCGTAGGCTTGGTGTGATACAGAGTCTGTGGGTGGAGGCGGAGGTGCATCGTCTTCtggtggaggaggcggtggagctCCATCGTCTGtgggtggtggtgctggctcGCCATTGTGCCTCGAGTTGTAGGGGTACGagtgatgctgatgctgattCCATCCTCGCTGTTGATCCCAGCCAGCCTgttgtggctgctgcggcggcggcggttgctgttgatggtgagcgTATCCGCCTGCACCGACGGGGCTACCGCCTCGCCCGTACGCGTGCGAACGTGCATAGCCTCCTCGTGGCGCACCTCCATCGTATCCTCCACCATACccacctcttccgccgCCACCTCCGTATCCTTGGCTCATGGCATCGTACGCCTTCTGCCATTCCGAACGCACCACCTCCATCAAGTCCTCCGCCAGCACCTTGGCGGCTTGAATCTGCTCATCTTCCGGACCAGCGATGGCGATATGCATGGGCTCGTTAAGCTCCACACCTGTGTCGCTCTCGATGAACCCACTGCCCAACCCTTTGATCTGCACCCTTGTACCCGTTTCATTCTGGATATACTTGACAAACATGCCTCCTGGCCCCACAATCTTTGAGCGAACGTTGAACATGCGAATGTTTTCGAGGTTGACAGGCACCTTTTCCTCGGGCCATCTACGTCGCTCCCTCGGCGGTGGCCGTTGATTCTCGTAATCCAGTCTACGTTGATGGCGATCTTCCACGAGCTGAGGCACTTCGCGTGCCATGAGTtcgttgatcttggcgaTACCTGCATCGAGGATTTCTTGGGAGACGGCCTCTACGTGAAGGTAGAGAGGCGGATCTTCTGCGGTGGCGAGTGTCTTGTCTGGATACCATGTTCCCTTGGTGGTGACGCTGGCTCCCGTTTCGCGATGGATCTGTTGCTGCGTCTGACCTTTGGTGAGCATGTATCGGTTGCGTTGGTCGTTGATCTCAATGTCGTGCGTGAACTCGGCCTCGTGTGTTTCGCGCTCCTTGCGTTGCGCTTCCGAGACATTTGCAGCGTCGTTGTGGCTGGCTGGTGCGGCTTTGGATGCGAACTGTGCAGCaatcttggcagcagcagcagcagcagccgcagccgcagcagagGTAGATACCGcggaagacgaagaggcaGACGCCGCCTGCGCCTCAGAGTTGGAGCTATCCCATCGGCTCGACATTGCGTGAGGGTGAGTATGCACGATTCCATGCAACGAGATGACGGTGGATGGCAAGTCCGGATGCAAACAAAGCTGCCAGGCTGGACCCTGATGACGAGATCAGATCCTGTTCAGCTTGTTCAGGCTTTGCAAACGAAAGCGTCAAGTTCAAgttcttcgtgcttcacgcttggtcGATCACAATTTCCTGCCCCAAAAAGTGAAAAGAGGGCGTAACATTACTAGAAATCGAGAATCAGTAGAAGaatacaatcacgaatggtaGTCTAGACACCCTTTTGGTGGTAATGCTCCCGTCGCACGCTCACCTAACGCCTCACGTTCTCTCACGTCTCTGCACAAAATCGCATCACCTGACAAGATCTCTGATAGTGAATTTGATAAACGTGTCCGGACCGCGACCGCGATCGTGCAGAGTCTTATCGACCGAACCCGAAGCGGAGATCTTGGATGTAATCAAGGATTATCAGTTTGATTGTTAAGCAGATTTGATCGCTTCCAAGCTCAGCGAACTTGTGCCGTTGTTCCAGAGCCTGAAAGGGGATCAACGTTTCTGTTGTAGATTTTTGGGTGCGCATCGCTCTTCGAAAGGGAGGAGGAGATGCGACGAGGCATTCCGATGTAAGCCGGAGGAGACAAGgcagcgagagagagagagagatgaCTTGCTGACTGTGCTGAGTGATGAAATCAAGGCAATccggaatcacgaatggaatTACAACAACAGCCAGCCAAAGGTCGTCAAAGTGAGCGCGAGAAAGACTCACGGCTGCGCGGGACAGCCGTTAACTTAGTTTCAGTGAAGCGGCCGAAATCTTTGGAAACTCTGACTTCGCTCTCGCAAAGGAAAAGCGCGCACAAGCGCAAGATGGTTTTATTATCTAGAAAAGAGGGCGGTCCGAGCGTGCCGCCGACggtcgtgaatcgtgagtcgagcGGGCAAAAGcgcacactcgtgactctcgaTGGTAGAATTCTACATCCGCCCCAATCAAGCGGCCAGCACAAGAGCAAACAAACTTAACTTGATCTGAAACTTGCTGGTTTGGCCCCCTCCTCTTTCTTTtgcaccaccatcgtccTTCGCTTGCAATTGCACTTCTCCTGCATCGCACTTTCCACAAAAATGGCTCACAAGCTCGCGTCCTCATTGCCGGCATggcagaagctgcagcagctctaCGACACCAAGGGCAAGCAGATCAACCTCGGTCAGGCTTTCAAGGCCGATCCGCAGCGATTCGAAAAGTATTCGCGCGAGTGGAGCTCCAAGGCCACTGATGCCCGTTTCCTGTTCGACTATTCGAAGAACTtgatcgacgatgaggtgctcgagcagctgctcgctctcgccgaGCAGGCTCAAGTCAaggagcagatcgacgccatGTTTAGCGGCGAACACATCAATACCTCTGAAGACCGTGCTGTTCTGCACGTCGCTCTGCGTGATGTTCCTGGCGACTTCAAGATCAACGAGGCGggtgtcgacgaggtcaagcCTGAACTCGAGCACATGAAGGCTTTCTCCGAGGCTGTGCGCTCGGGTGCGCACAAGGGTTATACTGGCAAGAACATCAAGAGCATCGTCAAcatcggcatcggtggCTCGGACCTCGGTCCGGTCATGGTCACTgaggcgctcaagcctTACTCGAAGCGTGAGCTGGATGCTTACTTTGTTTCCAATATCGACGGTACGCACATGGCCGAGACGCTGCGTGTGTGCGATCCCGAGACTACGCTGTTCATCGTGGCCTCCAAGACGTTCACCACGCAGGAGACCATCACCAACGCTACCACAGCGCGTGACTGGTTCCTGGAGCACGCCAAGGACAAAGCGCACGTTGCCAAGCACTTTGTAGCGCTTAGCACCAACGTTAAGGCTGCTACCGAGTTTGGTATTGCCGAGCAAAACATGTTCAAGTTCTGGGATTGGGTGGGTGGCCGATACTCGCTGTGGTCGGCAATCGGTCTGTCGATTGCGATTGTGATCGGCTACGACAACTTTGAGCAATTGCTGCTCGGTGCTCACGAGATGGACGTGCACTTTAAGAACACGCCTCTGAAGGACAACTTGCCGGCGCTCATGGCTCTGCTCGGTATCTGGTACATTGACTTTTTCNNNNNNNNNNNNNNNNNNNNNNNNNNNNNNNNNNNNNNNNNNNNNNNNNNNNNNNNNNNNNNNNNNNNNNNNNNNNNNNNNNNNNNNNNNNNNNNNNNNNCAGGGACCAGCTGATCCCCTGCGACTTCTCGCTCGGTCCAGACGCAGAACCCGCTGGGGCAAGCACCACGAGATCCTGCTTTCCAACTTTTTCGCGCAGCCCGAAGCGCTTGCTTTCGGCAAGTCCGAGGCTGAGGTCAAGCAGGAACTGGGTGCTGAGGCGAGCAATGAGTTCCTCGTTAAATCCAAGGTGTTTGAGGGCGATCGACCTACCAACTCGATCCTGGTGCAAAAGATCACGCCTGCCGCACTCGGCGCTCTGATCGCGCTCTACGAACACAAGATTGCGGTACAGGGCTTTGTCTGGTCCATCAACTCGTACGATCAGATGGGTGTCGAGCTGGGCAAGGTATTGGCCAAGAAGATTCTGCCCTTGCTCGACGGTTCGGAtgccagcaagctcgatggTGCAGGTCATGATTCTAGCACCACGGGTCTCATCAAGTTCTTTTTGAACAACCGCAACTGACTCGCTCGCAGCCGGtctgcaagctcgtcttgcaaCTTGTAGGCCTGTCGTTTTCCGTAATTCAACTCGCGTCTTCGCGCTTGTGTTTTCGCGCTGATACGTTTCTGCGCTCCCACACTTGTCTCGagtgactcacgactcggtgTGGGcgtcagtcgtgaatgtgtgcCGAGTCGGAATCTGACTGAGCATGATGCGTGATTccgtgatccacgatcgcttcgagtcgtgagtcgtgagtcgtgagtcgtgagctgtgagtcgtgagctGTGAGTCCAgagtcaagagtcgtgagttgtgagttgtgagttgtgagctgtaagtcgtgagtcaagAGTCGAGTTATGCCAGCTCTTCGGTCCGGCATCTACACCGACAGAACGCGTCTTCTCCAACTCGTCTGACTGCCACTTGCGCTGCCGTCCGCCGCATGTCAAGCAACGCAAacgcaatcacaaatgcCGACCCGCAACCAGACGCGTCGAGACGCGTCCATCCCAACCCCCGCCTCGACATGCGTGATGCTTCATCTTCTGCCACTCGCCCAGCCCAcaaccactcacgactgcatCCCGACGCtgcaccaccagcaacacAAAccaccatccaccatcCACAGCGCTTCAAgtcaaaaaaaaaaaaaaaaaaaaaaaaaaaaaggcaGAAACGACGTGTTTGAGAAAAGAAATCCTACAGTACAACAGGTACGAAACGAGAACACAAAAAAATAACACGCCTTGAGAACCAGCCCGTCCAAGGCTGAATCAGGATATCAGAGCCAGTTTCTCCTTCCACTTCAGCTGGAAACTGTTATGTAAGAGAAAGAGACGCAAAAGCCCAGAGCGCatcgagagagagaaagagaaacCGGAATGACAAGACAGTGTTGTTACAATTCGACGCGACATAGCTCGACGCGACAGCTCGACGCGTCTAGAGCTCGGGACCGCGCGTGCTGTTGTAGAGCTCGAGGTCACGCTTGTactgctcgagcgcctgCAGCGCGCGCTGCTCGTAGGGTGCCTTCTGCTCCGCCGACATCTGCTTCCATCGCTCACCACCGCGCTTGGAGAACTCGGTGATGTTGGGGATCACAGCCTCGCTGGCGCGCAGGTCGTTGAGGAACTCAAAGAAGGCTGAGTTCGGACGCTTCGGCTTGGCAGGGTCACGCAGGAACGCGGTACCTTTGAtgcccttcttcttctgcgAGGCAATGTAGGCGTTCTGACGCTTGATGTCCTCGGGCGATAGTGCGGCCTTCCACTCGGCGAGCGCACGCTCGTACTGCTCCTTCtcctgctcgtgctgcgcCTCGTAGCGGGACTTGAGGTGTGCAGGAAGCTGGGCCCACTCGGCACCGACAGccttggccatcttgacaatgtcgacgACCTGGGCACCCGTCTTGGGAGAAGTCTTCTGGTACTGCGGCTCACCCTTCAGCTGCGAGACACGCTCCGACATGTAGATCAGGAACGACGATCGCAAAGTGGGCTTGCTGGCCGAGGGAAGCGGAAGGAGCTTGCCATCGGCGCCGCGTGCCTGCCACGGCTTGAGTTTCTCCTTCTTGGGAGCCTTGGGCTTGGCGCCAGTCTTCTTGGTGGTAGCggcggcatcgacgacggcggcggcagcagcgcccgCCTTGGATGCACCAGCCTTGGCGGTCTTGGTGGTGGACGAAgcacgcttcttggtctCCTTGGGAGCGGGGACGGTGGCGAAGTTGGCGGCTGCGGCGACGGGAATGGCGTTGCGAGCCAGAGGCTGCTGGTTACGGACGGCTGTCCTCATAATGGTCGGTAAGCTAAACATAAAGAAAGCAGTCAGATGCTGCGGATGTAGAAAAGAAAGGGCAGAGGCGCTTCGCAGGGGTAAGAGGGGGAAGTGGAAGGGGTCTTATACTTTGATGAGAAAGAGGCGACGGGCAAGGAGAATAAGAGAGGGAGGCCAAGGGGGGAAGTATTTCGCAACCGTTGCCCAAGTGCCAGGGTACCCGAAATTATGAGATAGGGCTAGGCAACTGTATACTCGCAACTGGCACAACGAGAGAGGCGCTAGGAGACGAGAGAGCAACAGTAGCGAGATTGCAACTGAGTTTtttcgacgagccagcagACCAGTCTCTGAGACAAAACACCCTCATTACCGATGCGGGCTTGTGATTTTGTACACGCGCCTGTGTGTTTCTTTGCCAAATTCGGCAGCAGAGCAGTCAAAATGGAGAGAGGGTTTGCAACGTTGAAAATGGTGGGCGACTCAGCAGAGGTTCGGAAGAAAAAGGGCCAGGAATAAGGCACAATTCGAGAGCGGCGTGGCTGTGGCATTTTTGCCTGAACCCATTTCAGGTAGCTCTGTCTGTTCTGGCCCAAAGCTAAAACTGGCCTGATTCATTTGCTAGAGCGAGCGGAAGGCCACTCCGCTGGCCAGCGCTACATGTTTGAACAAAGGAGGCAGCCAAGCACTAACTTAGCAACTGCTGTTGCCGTTTTGTGAAAAATGCCGTGCCCTCAGCCGAACTGATCTCCTCTCTGTGGCCCGTCAAAAACCAAAATCGAGATACTTCCTCGTCACACGTCGCCCCCCCCCCGGATACACATGTTACATCCAATTGTGATTGGGGCAAAGGATAAACAGTAATAGAGACGACACGGTCGCAGCAAGCGTGAAAGGACGTTAACTCAGCGTTTATTCATATCAGACTCAACTTTGGTCAAGAGCAGCGCGCATCGCACTACTACTATCGTCATCAATCAAGACCGGCAAGTCAGCAGTCAATCCAGCGCAGACCGCGGAGTGGGCAAGTCAgcgcatctcgacatcCGCGATCGGTGGCTGGCAGCGTGAGAGAAATACCGCACCAACGCGCGATAGCGAGGTCGAGAGACGAACGGGACAAGTTATTCACCTTTTCAATTCTTTCTCCAGGAGATGTGTGAAGCGCCGCGATAGTCGATTCGTACACTGGCGCGATGGCACATTTTTCGTCGCTCCTTTCCTTTTCTGTCCTGgcgagagtcacgagtgagctTCACGGCAAAAGTCAACAGCCGGGGCTGTGCACTGACGACGTTTTCGAGTGAAATTAATTCGGTGCTCGTTTCCTGGCTGTTAGCTAAACCACAGATCAAAAAAAGAAAACAAAGACAGAAAAACTCAGCGACAAacacgaaatcacgaattagGGACCGAGatcaaaaaaaaaaaaactcCGTTCCAGGGCAGAGATCAAAAACGACGTAATTTCTACGATCGCGTTTGGCCGTGACCTGATCGAATCGGGATGTGTAGCATAGCTTTTGATCGGACGATTTGCAGTTTGAGCTGCAATCCACGTGATGGACCctggttgagctgcacGATTTCATCTTGGAAGCTAAACCTGCCCCACTTGCTTCTCTTGGCTCCACCATCCTTTCCAATGCTTGTCGGGACATGACAGCGGGATCGAGAAAACGTAGGCGCCCAGATGGGCGGAATGTCTCGCCGCCTCTGACcgcgtcgacgctgctcacCCGAAATCTACAACTCTTGCCCGTGGGTCTCACGCAACTACCCAACGATGAGACTTTTGTTAGTCGTCTGCGCCAAGATATCGAGAATCTGCTTTCTGGGTTTGCCGAAgcactgctgctcgctgtTTGCACATCCAAGTCGTCAGTGTCGCGCATCCAAGAGACAGGACTGTTATCGTCGATGATCGGCTCCTCCACCGGTGCAACCGAAAGCTCACAGCTTGCGTTTTCGGCCTTCTCAGTCTTTGCCCACCTCTGGCGGCAGAAAGGATGGCACTACATCCAGTTTGCGTTTGGCGATCATACAGATAGCAAGCGTGCTGTTAGTGACGCAATCTGTCgtgtgctgcttgagcatctAGAACCGTACATGAACGCTGGAAACCGCAGCTGCACGAGGGAGCAAGAGCTGCGTGATTCAATCGCGTTCACAGATATCAAACAAGTGTTGACGGCAGTTGGAATTCCGTTTGCGCTTTTCCTCTTCTGGTCGACACAGGTGTATCCCACGTCTGGCATAGGCGTCAAGCATTGTCGTCCAGCTATGGAACGCATACCGATC
This Mycosarcoma maydis chromosome 11, whole genome shotgun sequence DNA region includes the following protein-coding sequences:
- a CDS encoding putative gamma-glutamylcysteine synthetase — translated: MGLLSLGTPMEWKDAQPLASHVRKHGIQQFLSLWSKIKDRRGDILLWGDEIEYIVVSFDEETQNAKLSLRQEEILKVLSASDQETRESAPALAAQIPTFHPEFGRFMLESTPGSPYGASPKELRGVERNMRLRRQIARSHLKPNELPITLTSYPRLGVTDAPFTEPHYPPNGDASRSMFLPDELINPHARFPTLAANIRKRRGSKVAINMPIFKDINTPSPFIDPSIPWDRDLFPEDAEAKAGAAKPDHIYMDAMGFGMGCCCLQVTFQACSVQEARTVYDQLIPIGPLLLALTAASPAYRGYLSDVDCRWNVISAAVDDRTPQERGEPALALPGHTPRGGLDHDAQKIPKSRYDSVDSYISLDPLNRRSYNDNPLPINADVKQQLLEAGVDDLLADHLAHLFIRDPLVIFSEMVDQDDETSTDHFENLQSTNWQTMRFKPPPPGGRIGWRVEFRSMEVQITDFENAAFSVFIVLLTRAILSFGSNFYMPLTKVDENMARAHRRDAVNHERFWFRKEVYRTRNRHASRQASRQVSRCNSVENLHSGSRPINSNSHSHSNGNGRASPQSIGSSSDGCVEEEEYAEFSMDELMNGKGDEFPGLVGLVYNYLDSLNIDVETRCEMGLYLDLVSQRASGKLMTTATWIRQYVRNHADYKGDSVVSQKINYDMIKQLDLIERGEVDAPGFLPRAYAQRRKSQETKPELKA
- a CDS encoding putative glucose-6-phosphate isomerase — protein: MAHKLASSLPAWQKLQQLYDTKGKQINLGQAFKADPQRFEKYSREWSSKATDARFLFDYSKNLIDDEVLEQLLALAEQAQVKEQIDAMFSGEHINTSEDRAVLHVALRDVPGDFKINEAGVDEVKPELEHMKAFSEAVRSGAHKGYTGKNIKSIVNIGIGGSDLGPVMVTEALKPYSKRELDAYFVSNIDGTHMAETLRVCDPETTLFIVASKTFTTQETITNATTARDWFLEHAKDKAHVAKHFVALSTNVKAATEFGIAEQNMFKFWDWVGGRYSLWSAIGLSIAIVIGYDNFEQLLLGAHEMDVHFKNTPLKDNLPALMALLGIWYIDFFGKHHEILLSNFFAQPEALAFGKSEAEVKQELGAEASNEFLVKSKVFEGDRPTNSILVQKITPAALGALIALYEHKIAVQGFVWSINSYDQMGVELGKVLAKKILPLLDGSDASKLDGAGHDSSTTGLIKFFLNNRN